One region of Purpureocillium takamizusanense chromosome 4, complete sequence genomic DNA includes:
- a CDS encoding uncharacterized protein (COG:O~EggNog:ENOG503P5A0), whose translation MVVVEIKSLEEFNQVLKDNPRVVVDFTASWCPPCRMIKPVFAKLSEEKGEIKFVSVDVDEVAPVAQEYGISAMPTFLFFKDGKQVDDLRGAVPPELTSKVTALATC comes from the coding sequence atggtcgtcgtcgagatcAAGTCGCTCGAGGAGTTCAACCAGGTCCTCAAGGACAACCCCAGGGTGGTGGTCGACTTCACCGCCAGCTGGTGCCCGCCGTGCAGGATGATCAAGCCCGTCTTCGCGAAGCTGTCCGAGGAGAAGGGCGAGATCAAGTTCGTGTCggtcgacgtggacgaggtggcgcCCGTGGCGCAAGAGTACGGCATCAGCGCCATGCCCACGTTTCTCTTCTTCAAGGACGGGAAGCAGGTGGACGACCTCCGGggtgccgtgccgcccgAGCTCACCAGCAAGGTCACGGCGCTCGCTACCTGCTGA